A single window of Marinobacter sp. LA51 DNA harbors:
- a CDS encoding alpha/beta hydrolase — translation MIQNQSRLTRRMLTGLLGGLLGSVALLAGCSTHTNAPGTEVALDETGYTVERDLRFSPDGWPQALYADLYLPEQSTPRPVVLMVHGGGWERRSREDMDWIAEELASHGFAVLNIDYRFAPDFTFPAQLHDLQVARTWLNQAADRYRLDTSAVSGFGFSSGAHLVALLAVVASTDSELNQPHGGPDTTLEAVAVGGLPSDLMAFDSGRLIRQFLGGSAQDIPETYRKASPIAHVSRQAPPFFLFHGTMDSLVPIRQAEAFRDTLAEHSVDTELFRMHLRGHITSFLTAGDAVDAAIRFLARKGDS, via the coding sequence ATGATTCAGAACCAATCCAGGCTGACCCGCCGGATGCTGACCGGGCTGCTGGGCGGGCTGCTCGGAAGTGTGGCGCTATTAGCAGGCTGCTCAACCCACACCAATGCGCCCGGCACCGAGGTGGCCCTTGATGAAACCGGGTACACGGTGGAACGGGATCTGCGCTTCTCCCCCGACGGTTGGCCCCAGGCGCTTTACGCCGATCTGTACCTGCCAGAACAATCGACACCGAGACCGGTGGTATTGATGGTCCACGGCGGCGGCTGGGAGCGACGGTCTCGGGAAGACATGGACTGGATCGCCGAGGAGCTGGCCAGTCATGGCTTCGCGGTGCTGAACATCGACTACCGTTTTGCGCCTGATTTCACCTTCCCGGCTCAGCTGCATGATTTACAGGTGGCTCGGACCTGGCTGAACCAGGCCGCCGACCGATACCGCCTGGACACCTCGGCAGTCAGTGGATTTGGCTTTTCCTCCGGCGCGCATCTGGTGGCGCTGCTGGCCGTGGTTGCCAGTACCGACAGTGAACTGAACCAACCCCATGGCGGGCCGGACACAACGCTGGAAGCGGTGGCGGTGGGCGGGCTGCCTTCTGATCTGATGGCATTCGACTCGGGCCGTTTGATCCGCCAGTTCCTGGGCGGCAGTGCACAGGACATTCCGGAGACGTACCGCAAGGCGTCCCCCATCGCCCATGTTTCGCGCCAGGCGCCGCCATTCTTCCTGTTCCACGGCACCATGGATTCCTTGGTGCCGATCCGGCAGGCAGAGGCCTTCCGCGACACCCTGGCCGAACACAGCGTCGACACCGAGCTGTTCCGGATGCACCTGCGCGGCCACATCACCAGCTTTCTCACCGCCGGTGATGCCGTGGACGCGGCTATCCGTTTCCTGGCACGAAAAGGCGATAGCTAA
- a CDS encoding GTPase/DUF3482 domain-containing protein, giving the protein MTAAPVFAVVGHPNKGKSSVVATLSQNDAIAIALEPGTTRQRQAYPLSVDGHTLYTLVDTPGFQRPRRVLEWLQAHSVSASDHAQTVQAFVTQHQGDGRFTDECELLAPLIDGAGIIYVVDGSVPYSAEHEAEMTILRWTGRPSLALINSIGSDDYSDTWQAALGQFFQVVRKFDAVRAPFEQHLGLLRAFGQLEPDWEAPLEQATDFLSDQRLKRRNQSAAIIARALEDLMAYQEKRTLTQNQSAGTSDDTLAEQLRQRWYRHQRQREQSLRIDIEHLYQHQRIQRQEAELEWHNEHDLFSEDSRRAWSVSKRYLATAGFGAGAVGGAGLDALTLGHSLGAGALVGGLIGAAGSYFYGDRLMLPAVHIGALQDGLQTATFGPVQDSQFGYVVLGRAVDHWWHISQRNHAGRELLDLEPADHHWLEQLDRGSRQAIQQVFDKRRKRRPLDDRQRQKFITAIEQSMAAYDHWRLNRT; this is encoded by the coding sequence GTGACTGCCGCCCCGGTCTTTGCCGTCGTCGGCCACCCCAACAAGGGCAAATCCAGTGTAGTGGCCACCCTGTCCCAGAACGATGCCATCGCTATCGCTCTTGAGCCAGGCACCACCCGCCAGCGCCAGGCCTACCCATTGAGCGTCGACGGCCACACCCTGTATACCCTCGTGGACACTCCAGGCTTCCAGCGCCCACGCCGGGTCCTGGAATGGCTGCAGGCCCACAGCGTGTCGGCTTCCGATCATGCCCAGACCGTGCAGGCCTTTGTGACCCAGCACCAGGGCGATGGCCGGTTTACCGACGAATGCGAGCTGCTGGCGCCATTGATAGACGGCGCCGGTATTATCTACGTGGTCGATGGCTCGGTGCCCTACAGCGCCGAGCACGAGGCCGAAATGACCATCCTGCGCTGGACCGGTCGCCCCAGTCTGGCGCTGATCAACAGTATCGGAAGCGACGACTACAGTGACACCTGGCAGGCTGCGCTCGGCCAATTCTTCCAGGTCGTCCGGAAATTCGACGCCGTTCGCGCTCCTTTCGAACAACATCTCGGACTTTTACGCGCGTTCGGACAATTAGAGCCGGACTGGGAAGCTCCCCTTGAGCAGGCCACGGATTTCCTCTCAGACCAGCGCCTGAAACGCCGCAACCAGTCGGCAGCGATCATCGCCCGGGCGCTGGAAGACCTGATGGCGTATCAGGAAAAACGCACCCTGACCCAGAACCAGAGCGCCGGTACCAGTGATGACACCCTGGCCGAACAACTGCGCCAACGCTGGTACCGGCACCAACGGCAACGGGAACAAAGTCTGCGCATCGACATCGAGCACCTGTACCAGCATCAGCGCATCCAGCGCCAGGAGGCGGAACTGGAGTGGCATAACGAACACGACCTGTTCTCCGAAGACAGCCGCCGTGCCTGGTCAGTCAGCAAGCGTTACCTGGCAACCGCCGGGTTTGGGGCCGGCGCGGTCGGTGGTGCCGGGCTCGACGCCCTGACCCTGGGCCACTCCCTCGGGGCCGGGGCCTTGGTCGGAGGGCTGATCGGTGCCGCCGGTAGTTATTTCTACGGCGACCGGCTAATGCTGCCGGCCGTGCACATCGGGGCCCTGCAGGATGGCCTGCAGACCGCCACTTTCGGACCTGTACAGGACAGCCAATTCGGCTATGTTGTATTGGGTAGGGCGGTGGATCACTGGTGGCACATCAGTCAGCGCAACCACGCCGGCCGAGAGCTTCTGGATCTGGAACCAGCCGACCACCACTGGCTCGAACAGCTCGACCGGGGCAGCCGACAGGCTATTCAGCAGGTCTTCGACAAACGCCGAAAACGGCGGCCACTGGACGACCGCCAGCGACAGAAATTCATCACTGCCATCGAACAGAGCATGGCCGCCTACGACCACTGGCGGTTGAATCGGACGTAA
- a CDS encoding MFS transporter: MAEPRATPPPPARLLPVAVLLWLAGVYLRVPVLVAPPLAPFISDELALSQALTGALTTLPILMLAVGSMPGSLSIARIGPRNTLALAMVIMVIGSAGRGLVPDTLSLMIASAVMGFGVSMMQPALPALLPRWLEPHHLALGSAIYMNGMLMGEFIGAGITLPVLMPLLDNSWRATLVAWSLPALLVAAALFLPKRDRARPVRKPAWLPDWHNPLTLRLGLLLGLSGTLFFGLNAYMANLLESQGQLDKLPEALFWYNLAQVAASLTMLKMARRWVGRREIIATLASIALIGAIGAVVASGWWSIISATLMSLVAGMLLILLVAIPPLVVSASETGRLSAGTFLVGYTVAFVVPMTGGLVADWTGDARHAVLMMIAYGLLVLPLAFTLDLERKKGQPQG; the protein is encoded by the coding sequence GTGGCTGAACCACGCGCCACACCGCCACCGCCAGCGCGACTGCTGCCGGTGGCGGTGTTGCTTTGGTTGGCCGGGGTTTACCTGCGCGTTCCGGTGCTGGTGGCGCCGCCGCTGGCACCGTTCATCAGCGACGAACTGGCGCTGTCCCAGGCTCTAACGGGCGCCCTGACCACCCTGCCTATCCTGATGCTGGCCGTCGGTTCCATGCCCGGCTCCCTCTCCATCGCCCGCATCGGCCCCCGCAACACCTTGGCATTGGCCATGGTCATCATGGTGATCGGCTCCGCCGGCCGCGGCCTGGTGCCCGACACCCTGAGCCTGATGATTGCCAGCGCCGTGATGGGCTTCGGAGTGTCCATGATGCAGCCGGCACTACCGGCACTGCTGCCGCGCTGGCTGGAACCGCACCACCTGGCGCTGGGCTCGGCGATCTACATGAACGGCATGCTGATGGGCGAATTCATTGGTGCTGGCATTACCCTGCCGGTACTGATGCCGCTGCTCGACAACAGCTGGCGCGCCACCCTGGTGGCCTGGTCGTTACCGGCCCTACTGGTGGCCGCCGCCCTGTTTCTGCCCAAACGGGACCGCGCCCGACCAGTCCGGAAACCGGCCTGGCTCCCCGACTGGCACAACCCGCTGACGCTCCGGCTGGGCCTGCTGCTGGGCCTGTCCGGCACACTGTTTTTTGGTCTTAACGCCTACATGGCCAACCTGCTGGAATCCCAGGGCCAACTCGACAAACTGCCCGAAGCCTTGTTCTGGTACAACCTGGCCCAGGTGGCCGCATCCCTGACCATGCTCAAAATGGCCCGACGCTGGGTCGGCCGCCGGGAAATCATCGCCACCCTGGCCAGCATCGCCCTTATTGGCGCCATCGGCGCGGTCGTCGCCAGCGGCTGGTGGTCCATCATCAGCGCCACCCTCATGAGCCTGGTCGCCGGCATGCTGCTGATCCTGCTGGTAGCCATCCCGCCATTGGTCGTTTCCGCCTCTGAAACCGGCCGCCTGTCCGCCGGCACTTTCCTGGTCGGCTACACCGTCGCCTTCGTCGTCCCCATGACCGGCGGCCTCGTGGCCGACTGGACCGGCGACGCCCGCCATGCCGTACTAATGATGATTGCCTACGGCCTGCTGGTGCTACCCTTGGCCTTCACCCTCGACCTGGAACGAAAAAAGGGCCAGCCGCAAGGCTGA
- a CDS encoding DUF6164 family protein, whose product MPHHLMNLRHVPDDEADEIRALFEDHEIRYYETPPSKWGVSMGGFWVHDDDEAARARALLDDYQRQRLQTQRQAYEASLASGETGGIWSMIRRRPVRTLAAVIAIVVIAGVSLLPFVRLG is encoded by the coding sequence ATGCCCCATCACCTGATGAACCTGCGCCACGTGCCCGACGACGAGGCCGACGAAATCCGGGCGCTGTTTGAAGACCACGAGATTCGCTACTACGAGACTCCGCCAAGCAAATGGGGCGTCAGCATGGGGGGCTTCTGGGTCCATGATGACGACGAGGCTGCCCGCGCCCGGGCGCTGTTGGACGACTACCAGCGCCAGCGTCTGCAGACCCAGCGACAAGCCTATGAGGCCAGTCTGGCCTCCGGTGAAACCGGGGGCATCTGGTCGATGATCCGACGGCGCCCGGTCCGCACCCTGGCGGCGGTGATTGCCATCGTGGTGATTGCCGGGGTCAGCCTGCTGCCGTTCGTGCGCCTGGGCTGA
- a CDS encoding DUF2868 domain-containing protein: MTDSPLRLLLDFDARSQRDQDQPPAFLHRRDRKFALTCAEQGQAPNARRWLEHMAHLSGPGSKAGAGQKTLRRWRRINTGFAFGGAVFGCLTMLGLLFYEGGQRINITVILAFVALQLLLALFTTAQSLVGWQPWRWLLRRLASERNSETTSRLQPMLMARAAHLGGISFAATGVLTLLLMVVVQDLAFGWSTTLDTGASGYHQLLTALAAPWAALWPELWPAAVPDLALVEATRFFRAGAGAGADTIAPDRWGHWWPFVTMLWISWVLVPRLLLFLASILLLRHKARQLLTNHPGMHALLYRMETPTLDTGNHHNDAADLPDTDTLISLQPLPDSNLLLCWAGAGDPALPQTLVGEHTQLFRAGGRASLAEDQTALADIANQLAASPEPAVVVITRSWEPPTGELEDFLASARELWPTGARVALVPLSLDSEREPEPHQLSQWLRFADRLDPGFASVSAPRLHWRDPHADLLPEPGFEPGTESRKLP; this comes from the coding sequence ATGACGGACAGCCCCCTCCGACTGCTGCTGGATTTCGATGCCCGCAGCCAGCGAGATCAGGATCAGCCACCGGCTTTCCTGCACCGCCGCGATCGCAAATTCGCCCTGACCTGCGCGGAGCAGGGCCAGGCCCCGAATGCCCGGCGCTGGCTCGAGCACATGGCGCATCTGAGCGGGCCCGGCAGCAAAGCCGGCGCCGGCCAGAAGACCCTGCGTCGCTGGCGCCGGATCAATACCGGCTTTGCCTTCGGGGGTGCGGTGTTCGGCTGCCTGACCATGCTCGGACTGCTGTTCTACGAGGGCGGCCAGCGCATCAACATCACCGTTATCCTGGCGTTCGTCGCGCTCCAACTTCTGCTTGCTCTATTCACTACCGCCCAGTCATTGGTCGGCTGGCAGCCCTGGCGCTGGCTGCTGCGTCGGCTAGCATCAGAGCGCAATTCCGAAACCACGTCCCGACTCCAGCCCATGCTGATGGCCCGGGCTGCCCACCTGGGCGGCATCAGCTTTGCAGCCACCGGCGTACTGACGCTGCTGCTGATGGTGGTGGTGCAGGACCTGGCCTTTGGCTGGAGCACCACGCTCGACACCGGCGCCAGCGGCTACCATCAACTGCTGACCGCCCTGGCTGCGCCCTGGGCGGCACTTTGGCCAGAACTCTGGCCAGCCGCAGTGCCGGATCTGGCCCTGGTGGAGGCGACTCGGTTCTTTCGGGCCGGGGCTGGCGCCGGTGCAGACACCATTGCGCCGGACCGCTGGGGCCACTGGTGGCCCTTTGTCACCATGCTATGGATTAGCTGGGTGCTGGTCCCGAGACTGCTGCTGTTCCTGGCATCAATCCTGTTGCTGCGGCACAAGGCACGCCAGCTGCTGACCAACCATCCGGGCATGCACGCGCTGCTGTACCGGATGGAAACGCCAACCCTGGATACCGGCAACCACCACAACGATGCCGCCGATCTGCCCGACACCGACACCCTCATAAGCCTGCAGCCGCTCCCCGACAGCAACCTGTTGCTGTGTTGGGCCGGCGCTGGCGACCCGGCGCTGCCGCAGACCCTGGTCGGCGAGCACACCCAACTGTTCCGGGCCGGGGGCCGGGCCAGCCTGGCTGAGGACCAGACGGCACTGGCCGACATTGCCAATCAACTGGCCGCAAGTCCGGAACCGGCGGTGGTGGTCATTACCCGGAGCTGGGAGCCACCCACCGGTGAATTGGAAGACTTTCTTGCCAGCGCCCGCGAGCTCTGGCCCACCGGAGCCCGGGTCGCACTGGTGCCCCTGAGCCTGGACAGCGAACGGGAACCAGAGCCGCACCAGCTCAGCCAATGGCTGCGCTTTGCCGATCGGCTGGACCCGGGCTTTGCCAGTGTCAGTGCGCCGCGCCTGCACTGGCGCGATCCGCACGCCGACCTGCTCCCCGAACCGGGCTTCGAGCCAGGTACAGAATCGAGGAAGCTGCCGTGA
- a CDS encoding ectoine synthase: MKIVRVQDIIGTEREVTGPGWTSRRMLLKKDGMGFSFHETIIPAGAVLNLWYKHHLEAVYCVAGNGKILDKATGETHEITDGTLYALDKHDQHTLYGGTEDMRLICSFNPPVTGREVHDEDGAYLPDTSED; the protein is encoded by the coding sequence ATGAAAATTGTACGAGTGCAAGACATCATTGGTACCGAACGCGAAGTCACCGGCCCGGGCTGGACCAGCCGCCGGATGCTGTTGAAAAAAGACGGCATGGGTTTCTCATTTCACGAAACCATCATTCCCGCCGGTGCCGTACTGAATCTCTGGTACAAACACCACCTGGAAGCGGTTTACTGCGTCGCCGGTAACGGCAAGATTCTGGACAAGGCTACCGGTGAGACCCACGAAATCACCGACGGCACCCTGTACGCGCTCGACAAGCACGATCAGCACACCTTGTACGGCGGCACCGAAGACATGCGCCTGATCTGCTCATTCAACCCGCCGGTTACCGGCCGCGAAGTGCACGACGAAGACGGCGCCTACCTGCCGGATACCAGCGAAGACTGA